A stretch of the Verrucomicrobiia bacterium genome encodes the following:
- a CDS encoding OmpH family outer membrane protein, translating to MKRILCLAALLVGGLVAVPAHAQTRIAVVDLKKVFDGYWRTKQADSQLKERAADFEKARGGLIEDYRKSNEEFRTFVEAAQDPALSSDERDRRRKELEAKQNDLREQENSIRTFDQNSRQALTEQQGRMRESVLRDIRGVVEEKSRVGGYNLVIDVAAISFNQTPVVMYNNLAGTDVDLSDAVLKQLNANAPPDFDKSEAGK from the coding sequence ATGAAACGTATCCTTTGTCTGGCCGCCCTGCTGGTGGGCGGCCTTGTCGCCGTCCCGGCTCACGCCCAAACCCGCATCGCCGTCGTGGACCTCAAGAAGGTGTTCGACGGCTACTGGCGCACCAAGCAGGCCGACTCGCAGCTCAAGGAGCGCGCCGCCGACTTTGAGAAGGCCCGCGGTGGACTGATCGAGGACTACCGGAAATCCAACGAGGAGTTCCGGACCTTCGTCGAGGCCGCCCAGGATCCCGCCCTCTCCTCCGACGAACGCGACCGGCGGCGCAAGGAACTCGAGGCCAAGCAGAATGACCTGAGGGAGCAGGAGAACAGCATTCGCACCTTCGACCAGAATTCCCGGCAGGCCCTCACCGAGCAGCAGGGCCGCATGCGCGAGAGCGTGCTCCGCGACATCCGGGGCGTCGTGGAGGAAAAGTCCCGGGTCGGCGGTTACAACCTGGTGATTGACGTCGCCGCGATCTCGTTCAACCAGACGCCCGTCGTCATGTACAACAATCTTGCGGGCACGGACGTGGACCTATCGGACGCCGTCCTCAAGCAGCTCAACGCCAACGCCCCACCCGACTTCGACAAGTCCGAGGCCGGGAAGTAG
- the bamA gene encoding outer membrane protein assembly factor BamA has protein sequence MERHSAQDGAATPGFGWNCRPGAWWIVCLLALAGLFARPEAQVPVPQVGAIDIRFVGPATVSEDLVRANIRVRVGDPFNQLAADKDVEGLYGTGFFYNIRVTQQRLPDGRIGLTYIVQSKPILTEIRYSGNDRFSVNRLRKKTTSKVGEPLDERKLFTDAQAIRTMYEKAGMQNTTVTPRPVINEALGRGSVTFEIVEAPKIRIEKVFFEGNEAFSQKKLRKVVKTRKWNWLSWLTGSGKFLEEQFADDRDRLRDFYANNGFVDFEIVDVEFDRPRTNRMTITFDVAEGTQYRVGSVSFEGNKRFTEAEITSNLRDDRGGYTPQRLTPGKIFSPEQLDADIQHIQNFYGSLGYLDVRVQAQKIPNVVDRTIDLRYTIRDARGVLGEGEKSTIEKIEIKGNTKTKDQVIRRELAVSPGETFDMVRVKISKQRLEQMNYFEKVDTKEVPTDVPTQRNLVVAVEEKNTGNVALGAGFSSVDKLVGYVEVSQGNFDLFNPPTFTGGGQKARVRAQIGTQRQDYILSFTEPWFLGRRLRLDTEVYYRDLQYLSDTYEATIVGGNLGLTKQLPFNLTLNTTYTLQNVDITFYDNYLNQYPPTIETYNYLTNNGQVSVVSTNVVPGPQPVLLDQAGSTLISSLSWALTHDTRNNLMLPTRGHVVKFEPMLAGGPLGAQANFYQLELKASQYWTPARLFSPASSTHDFFKEHVLELVGNLGAVQAFSSGDRGEAGVVPVNNRWYLGGLYSLRGFTFREVGPVDPLTEEPIGGGTYWFASAEYSVPVVPRVRFAVFFDSGMVYPDAYSFTPQKFADGTTTGVYNSNWGLGIRLNLPIGPLRLDYGIPIKSDRFNDSSGQFQFGVGYARDF, from the coding sequence ATGGAACGGCATTCAGCACAGGATGGCGCGGCCACGCCGGGCTTCGGATGGAATTGTCGCCCGGGAGCCTGGTGGATCGTGTGCCTGCTGGCACTGGCCGGGCTCTTCGCCAGGCCGGAGGCCCAGGTGCCGGTCCCGCAGGTTGGCGCGATTGACATCCGTTTCGTCGGCCCCGCGACGGTGAGCGAAGACCTGGTCCGCGCGAACATCCGGGTCCGGGTCGGCGACCCGTTCAACCAGCTCGCCGCCGACAAGGATGTCGAGGGGCTCTATGGCACCGGGTTCTTCTACAACATTCGCGTCACCCAGCAGCGGCTTCCGGATGGCAGGATCGGTCTGACCTACATCGTGCAGAGCAAGCCGATCCTCACGGAGATCCGGTACTCTGGGAACGACCGGTTCAGCGTCAACCGGCTGCGGAAGAAGACGACGTCCAAGGTCGGGGAGCCGCTGGACGAACGGAAGCTCTTCACCGACGCGCAGGCGATCCGGACGATGTACGAGAAGGCCGGGATGCAGAACACCACCGTGACGCCACGGCCCGTCATCAACGAGGCGCTGGGGCGTGGCTCGGTCACGTTCGAGATTGTGGAGGCCCCAAAGATCCGGATCGAAAAGGTGTTCTTCGAAGGCAACGAAGCCTTCAGTCAGAAGAAACTGCGCAAGGTGGTCAAAACGCGGAAGTGGAACTGGCTGTCGTGGTTGACGGGCAGCGGCAAGTTCCTGGAGGAGCAGTTTGCCGACGACCGGGACCGTCTTCGGGATTTCTATGCCAACAACGGCTTCGTGGACTTCGAAATCGTGGACGTCGAATTCGACCGGCCCAGAACGAACCGGATGACCATCACCTTCGACGTCGCGGAGGGCACGCAATACCGGGTGGGATCGGTCAGCTTCGAGGGCAACAAGCGGTTCACCGAGGCAGAGATCACCTCGAACCTCCGGGATGACCGCGGCGGGTACACCCCGCAGCGCCTGACCCCCGGCAAGATTTTCAGCCCGGAACAGCTCGATGCGGACATCCAGCACATCCAGAACTTCTACGGCTCCCTCGGGTACCTCGACGTCCGCGTCCAGGCCCAGAAGATTCCCAACGTGGTGGACCGGACGATTGACCTCCGGTACACGATCCGCGACGCCCGCGGCGTGCTCGGTGAGGGCGAGAAATCCACCATCGAGAAGATCGAGATCAAGGGGAACACCAAGACCAAGGACCAGGTCATCCGGCGCGAGCTCGCCGTCTCGCCGGGCGAGACCTTCGACATGGTCCGGGTGAAGATCAGCAAGCAGCGGTTGGAGCAGATGAACTATTTCGAGAAGGTGGACACCAAGGAGGTGCCCACCGATGTGCCCACCCAGCGGAACCTGGTGGTGGCGGTCGAGGAGAAGAACACCGGCAACGTGGCATTGGGCGCCGGGTTCAGCTCGGTGGACAAGCTCGTCGGGTATGTCGAGGTGTCGCAGGGCAACTTCGACCTGTTCAACCCGCCCACCTTCACCGGCGGCGGCCAGAAGGCGCGGGTGCGGGCCCAGATCGGCACGCAGCGTCAGGACTACATCCTGAGCTTCACCGAGCCATGGTTTCTCGGGCGCCGTCTCCGGCTCGACACGGAGGTGTACTACCGGGATCTCCAGTATCTTTCCGACACCTACGAAGCGACGATCGTCGGCGGCAACCTGGGGCTGACGAAGCAACTTCCGTTCAACCTCACGCTGAACACCACCTATACGCTCCAGAACGTGGACATCACGTTCTACGACAACTACCTCAACCAGTATCCGCCCACCATCGAGACCTACAACTACCTGACGAACAACGGCCAGGTGTCGGTGGTCTCGACCAACGTGGTGCCCGGGCCGCAGCCGGTGCTGCTCGATCAGGCGGGATCCACACTGATCTCGAGCCTGAGCTGGGCCCTCACCCACGACACCCGGAACAACCTGATGCTTCCGACCCGCGGCCACGTGGTGAAGTTCGAGCCGATGCTGGCGGGCGGCCCGCTCGGGGCGCAGGCCAATTTCTACCAGTTGGAGCTCAAGGCCTCGCAGTACTGGACCCCCGCCCGCCTGTTCTCTCCGGCCAGCAGCACCCACGACTTCTTCAAGGAACACGTGCTGGAGTTGGTGGGCAACCTGGGCGCCGTGCAGGCCTTCTCCAGCGGGGACCGCGGCGAAGCCGGCGTGGTGCCGGTGAACAACCGGTGGTACCTCGGCGGTCTGTACTCCCTGCGCGGCTTCACGTTTCGGGAGGTGGGCCCGGTGGATCCCCTCACCGAGGAGCCGATCGGCGGCGGCACCTATTGGTTTGCTTCGGCGGAGTACAGCGTCCCGGTCGTCCCCCGGGTGCGCTTCGCGGTGTTCTTCGACTCCGGCATGGTGTATCCCGACGCGTACAGCTTCACGCCGCAAAAGTTCGCCGACGGCACCACCACCGGTGTTTACAATTCCAACTGGGGCCTGGGCATCCGGCTCAACCTCCCGATCGGTCCGCTCCGGCTGGATTACGGCATCCCGATCAAGTCCGACCGCTTCAACGACAGCAGCGGCCAGTTCCAATTCGGTGTTGGCTATGCGCGAGATTTCTAG